In Desulfomonilaceae bacterium, the genomic window CAGCGCTTGCAGTGCGTCTGGCCGCCAGACTGTTTGTCTGCCCCATCATATTGATCAAGCTCTCGGTGAGACGGTTTTCTTCTTCAGCCAATTCTATCAGGACGTTCATGACCTGTTGTTCATCGACTTTTTTCGACATATGTCACTCTCCTCAATGGCGAACATCAACCAGAGTTTTTTGCAAGTCCGGTTCAATGCGAATATTATACAATCATGTCTTTGGAGTTAACAGGGAGTTGAATTAGGTAGACAGGGTTTGAAATCCCAGGCCCGATGAATAAACTATTAAGGATGGGGTTGAGTGATGCGCTATTTTTACGAATAGCCGAGGCTCATCCAAATATTTTATAGGAAATTAACAAGGAGCCACCGAATGAAAATCGTCGCCGTTTTGGGTAGTCCAAGATCGAAGAGCAACAGCAGCGGACTGGCCCTCAAAATCCTCGAAAAAGCCAAAGAACTTGGGGCGGAAACTCAGGAATTTGTTCTGAACAAACTTCAGTACAAGGGTTGTCAGGCCTGTGAAACATGCAAGACCAAGCTTGACCACTGTGTGATGAAGGATGACCTGACGCAAGCGCTCGATGCTATTCATCAGGCGGACGCGGTTATACTAACCAGTCCAAACTATTTTGGTGAGGTTTCCGGTCAGTTTAAATCATTTTTCGACAGGACATATTCGTTTCTGAACCCGGATTTCACTAGCCGTCTGGC contains:
- a CDS encoding flavodoxin family protein; the encoded protein is MKIVAVLGSPRSKSNSSGLALKILEKAKELGAETQEFVLNKLQYKGCQACETCKTKLDHCVMKDDLTQALDAIHQADAVILTSPNYFGEVSGQFKSFFDRTYSFLNPDFTSRLAPGKSSVLIFAQGQTNLNLYADVYPRYEMWLKRYGFANNYSLRMNGPRPAGSFSERQDLITEAEAIAKKLVEPATKASSDKW